The Macrococcoides canis genome has a window encoding:
- a CDS encoding immunoglobulin-like domain-containing protein, which translates to MMNSFNNRNKYSIRKFTVGAASLMIGMMMYAGNDAQAETVPASVPKITNTSSNVLTTGATFNPLTGVTATDLEDGNITSKIVVLSNNVNTKVPGTYTVVYQVTDSNNNTYRLTRSIVVKSPVVANAAPVISSSSSSTLAIGSTFNPLTGITAKDTEDGDLTSKVVVVSNNVNTSVAGSYQVVYEVKDSKGQVSRLIRTVNVTAPNNPPKITVTASNNLTVGAAFNPLTGVTAADPEDGNITSKITVVSNNVNTNVPGTYQVVYTVVDSKGNRANFTRNILVSATNTAPKFSSTASNNLTVGAAFNPLTGVTATDAEDGNLTSKIVVVSNNVNTQVAGTYQVIYKVTDSKGVYSTLTRNILVSAVPTTTTNTAPKITSTASNNITVGGTFNPLTGVTATDAEDGNLTSKIVVVSNNVNMQVAGTYQVVYKVTDSKGNTFTLTRNILVSPKAPATNTAPKITSIASSYLTVGQAFNPMTGISATDAEDGNITSKVVVVSNNVNTQVAGTYQVVYKVTDSVGNTFTLTRAILVSPKTV; encoded by the coding sequence ATGATGAACAGCTTTAACAACAGAAACAAGTATTCAATCAGAAAGTTTACGGTAGGTGCCGCATCTTTAATGATCGGTATGATGATGTATGCAGGAAATGATGCACAAGCAGAGACAGTACCAGCATCTGTTCCAAAAATTACGAACACATCATCAAATGTTTTAACAACAGGCGCAACATTCAATCCATTAACTGGAGTGACAGCAACAGACTTAGAAGATGGGAATATCACTTCAAAGATTGTCGTATTATCAAACAATGTTAATACGAAAGTTCCTGGAACATACACAGTCGTGTATCAAGTAACAGACTCGAATAACAATACGTATCGACTTACACGATCAATCGTCGTTAAAAGTCCGGTAGTAGCTAATGCTGCACCAGTAATCTCTTCATCTTCATCAAGTACATTGGCAATTGGTAGCACATTTAACCCTTTAACTGGTATAACAGCAAAAGACACTGAAGATGGTGATCTAACATCGAAAGTAGTTGTTGTGTCAAACAATGTTAATACAAGTGTAGCAGGAAGCTATCAAGTTGTTTATGAAGTAAAAGATTCAAAAGGACAAGTATCACGCTTAATCAGAACAGTAAATGTAACTGCACCGAACAATCCACCAAAGATTACAGTAACGGCTTCAAATAATTTAACTGTAGGTGCAGCTTTCAATCCTTTAACAGGTGTAACAGCAGCAGACCCTGAAGATGGTAATATCACTTCAAAGATTACGGTCGTATCAAATAACGTTAATACGAATGTCCCAGGAACTTATCAAGTCGTTTATACAGTAGTAGACTCTAAAGGAAACCGTGCAAACTTTACACGAAATATTTTAGTAAGTGCTACAAATACAGCACCTAAATTCTCTAGTACAGCATCTAACAACTTAACAGTAGGTGCAGCATTTAACCCATTAACAGGTGTAACAGCGACAGACGCAGAAGATGGTAACTTAACTTCTAAAATTGTAGTCGTATCAAATAACGTCAATACGCAAGTTGCAGGCACATATCAGGTTATCTACAAAGTAACAGATTCAAAGGGTGTATACTCAACATTAACGCGTAACATTCTTGTAAGTGCAGTACCAACGACTACGACAAATACAGCACCAAAGATTACAAGCACAGCATCAAATAACATAACTGTTGGTGGAACATTTAATCCGTTAACAGGTGTAACAGCAACAGACGCAGAAGACGGTAACTTGACTTCTAAAATTGTCGTTGTATCAAACAACGTTAATATGCAAGTAGCAGGCACTTACCAAGTTGTCTACAAAGTAACGGATTCTAAAGGAAATACTTTTACATTAACTCGAAATATTCTTGTAAGCCCAAAAGCGCCTGCGACAAATACAGCGCCTAAGATTACAAGTATAGCTTCAAGCTATTTAACAGTAGGCCAAGCGTTTAATCCGATGACTGGAATCTCTGCCACTGACGCAGAAGATGGCAATATTACATCGAAGGTTGTCGTTGTATCAAACAATGTTAATACGCAAGTAGCAGGTACTTACCAAGTTGTCTACAAAGTAACAGACTCGGTCGGAAATACTTTTACGTTAACACGTGCAATATTAGTAAGTCCAAAAACCGTATAA
- a CDS encoding threonine aldolase family protein yields the protein MIRFDNDYNTGTHPAILDALILTNDVQQPGYGMDSYSLEAQTLIKKACNAPDADVHFMIGGTQANTTIIASILRPHQAVISADSGHIAVHETGAIESTGHKVIELPGENGKISAEQVELFVNAHWNDPTHEHIPQPKLVYISQPTELGSLYSKSELASLYAVCKSLNLYLMVDGARLGYGLASKSNDIMLQDLAQLCDIFYIGGTKVGAMFGEAIVIMNDDLKTDFRYIMKQRGGMLAKGRFLGLQFKTLFDDGLYFEVSNHAITLANKLVEGLRDMNIEFLIEPETNQIFPLLSEAQIKRIQGKYAFYEWEKQDDKTAVRFCTSWSTKDEYVESLLRDLKENA from the coding sequence ATGATAAGATTTGATAATGATTATAATACTGGTACTCATCCTGCGATATTAGATGCATTAATATTGACAAATGATGTGCAGCAACCGGGATATGGCATGGATTCATATTCTTTAGAAGCACAAACATTAATAAAGAAAGCATGTAACGCTCCTGATGCGGATGTCCATTTTATGATTGGTGGAACGCAGGCAAACACGACAATTATTGCTTCGATTCTTCGACCACATCAGGCTGTAATATCAGCTGATTCTGGGCATATTGCAGTTCATGAAACTGGTGCAATTGAATCGACAGGACATAAAGTGATTGAACTGCCAGGAGAAAATGGAAAGATAAGTGCTGAACAAGTTGAATTGTTCGTAAATGCACATTGGAATGATCCGACGCATGAACATATTCCGCAGCCTAAGCTCGTTTATATTTCTCAGCCGACTGAACTCGGAAGCCTTTATAGTAAGTCGGAGCTAGCGTCTCTGTATGCAGTATGTAAGTCGCTTAATTTATATTTGATGGTAGACGGCGCGCGACTAGGATACGGATTAGCATCGAAATCGAATGATATAATGCTTCAGGACTTAGCTCAACTTTGCGATATCTTCTATATCGGAGGAACGAAAGTAGGCGCAATGTTCGGTGAAGCAATTGTTATTATGAATGATGATTTGAAAACAGATTTCAGATATATTATGAAACAACGTGGTGGAATGCTAGCTAAAGGGAGATTTCTTGGACTGCAGTTTAAGACGTTATTTGACGATGGGTTATACTTTGAAGTCTCAAATCATGCAATAACACTTGCGAATAAACTGGTTGAAGGACTGCGTGATATGAACATTGAATTCCTGATTGAACCAGAGACGAATCAAATATTCCCTTTATTGAGTGAAGCTCAAATAAAAAGGATTCAAGGAAAATATGCTTTTTATGAATGGGAAAAGCAAGATGATAAAACTGCGGTTCGTTTCTGTACAAGCTGGTCCACAAAAGATGAGTATGTTGAATCACTATTACGAGATTTGAAAGAAAACGCATAG
- the isaB gene encoding immunodominant staphylococcal antigen IsaB family protein encodes MNKLAKVLGATSLAAAMSLGAIQSEEALAQHNTTEIKQPYYNYSGYTSGNAKFVLSKDFVQAVKANNVTINDNKVDLTQIVSGVSGTGYTKEVYDQNYTFFKKTDKRPYAATLNVNKDELKFNDVKKVYGDKYLFKGELISGGNKAVASKTDGVYIYNLNGKGIQFLVKDGYVQKIILGHVGMA; translated from the coding sequence ATGAACAAGCTAGCGAAGGTATTAGGTGCAACGTCTTTAGCTGCAGCAATGTCTCTTGGTGCTATACAAAGCGAAGAAGCTTTAGCGCAGCACAACACAACCGAAATCAAGCAGCCTTATTATAACTATTCAGGATATACAAGTGGTAATGCAAAATTTGTATTGAGTAAAGACTTTGTGCAGGCAGTAAAAGCGAATAATGTTACGATTAATGATAATAAGGTTGATTTAACTCAAATTGTTTCTGGTGTATCGGGTACGGGTTATACAAAAGAAGTGTATGACCAAAACTATACATTCTTCAAAAAAACAGATAAAAGACCTTACGCTGCAACATTGAATGTAAATAAGGACGAACTTAAATTTAATGATGTAAAAAAGGTATATGGTGATAAATATTTATTTAAAGGTGAGTTAATTTCAGGTGGTAATAAAGCGGTAGCATCAAAAACAGATGGTGTATACATTTATAACTTGAATGGCAAAGGTATTCAGTTTTTAGTTAAAGATGGGTATGTTCAAAAAATTATTCTTGGCCATGTAGGTATGGCATAA